The genomic interval CAGATCAGTAATGGCATCTGTGACCAGCCGATTGATCTCCTCGGGCATACCCCGATCCCGACTCCGCAAACCGGCTTCATAATGGGTAACTTTGATGTGCAATTTTGCAGCAACCAGACTACAGGCTGCCGTGGAATTCACATCACCAACAACCAGTACCATATCCGGTTTTTCTTCAAAACAAACCGCTTCGAAGCGTTCCATAATATGGGCTGTTTGAATTGCATGACTACCCGATCCAACTTCCAGGTTGATATGTGGTTTGGGAATATTGAGTTGTTCAAAAAAGGAATGTGACATTTTTTCATCGTAATGCTGGCCAGTATGAACCAGGATGGCCTCCAGGGTCGGATGGTCATTCAACGCGTGCATGAGGGGCGCGATCTTCATGAAATTAGGTCTGGCACCGGCAATGAGAATAATTTTGTACTTGGTCTGTTTCAATTGAATCTCCGTAATTATTAGGCGGGAAGCTAATTGTTGGCTGTTCATAATGAAGTGGTTTTGCTAAATAAAAAGAAGCCGTTAAAATGGTTTCAAGTCACCTAACTATATAGAAACCCACGACTTAAGTCGTGGTCTGCATTCAATACCATTTAAACCATCATTCGTGAAATTAGCGAAATTCGCGGTTCCTCGAAAAGCCATCTGTGAAATCCGTGTAATCCGTGGTTTCAAAAAAACTTAGAAATTCATCCTGCTCACCTGGGTGGGGCTTTGGTTGTACAGCCAAAGCATATTTTGGTTCTACCTGCCAAGTACAGCCAAAGCATGCTTTGGCTCTACCTGGCAACCTCCCAACCTCCAAACTCAATAATAACTTTGGAGAACATAACACCACTCCTATATTGGCGCGCTTTTGCCCGCATGCGGGAACCACGGCCTGGCTCATAGAGCAAAGCCGGATGATATAAATAGAATATTTCCTGCCTCAATGGTCAGGATTGAACAAACGAAATAAGTAAAAGGATCGATCCTTATGTCTGGAACCTTGCGGATGCGTGTCTTTCTGGTTGTCCTCCTCATTGGAAGTGCTGCCTACATGCTCAAAGACACCATTAGCTATTACACCATGGATGAAGCCAAAAAAGAAGCCCTCCTTGAGAGTGGTGAGTTGGAAAAAATCCGTAGAAATATTATCCATCAGGGCTTGGACCTACAGGGCGGAATGCATGTCGTCCTTGAAGTAGATCTGGAAGAGTTGATCAAAACAAGAGTTGAAGGCAACGATGTCGTGATTGATGAACTCATTAGCAGTAGTCTGCAAGAAGCTCAACAAGAAGAAGTTGATTTTTTCTCGACCTTTGCAACTAATGTAGAAGCTTCTAATGTTCGCCTGGCTCGCTATTTTCCCATTTATGAAAAGGGACCCAATGCGGATGTCATGGATGCCCTGGAATCGGATGCCAAGGATGCTGTTGATCGGGCAGAAGAGATCATTCGTAATCGAGTGGATGAATTTGGGGTTTCTGAACCAATCATCCAACGTAAGGGTGACTGGAGAATTATCGTTGAATTAGCTGGTATCAGTAATGAAGCGCAGGCTCGTGAATTGATTCAAGCTACAGCTCTGTTAGAGTTTGTTTTGATCCAGGAAGATTCTCAACTCCTGAACGAGGTGATCCGCAATATTGATAAAGCCTGGGCTGCTGATATGGGTGATGAAGATTCCACCGAGCAGCTTGAGACTGCGGCAGTTGATACCAGTGCTGAAGATATTGTTCCCAGTCTGGCAGATGTCCTTGCAGGAGATGAGGGAGATAGTTTAAGTATTACCGGTACTGGTGATATTGGTCGTCCCTTTTCATCTTTGATCAATGTTGGAAGCAACACCATCTGGGTGCCGGAAGAGAACGTCCGTTCCATCAAGCGAAAATTGAAAAAACCGACCATTGCTGCTTCCATACCAACTGATAGTCGTCTGGCTTGGGGTGTTTCATCCCGTGATATCTCAGGTGATGGCCGCCTGCACCGGGCACTCTATCTGATGAAGGGGACTGCTGAACTCACTGGAGATGTGGTTACAGATGCCCGTGAATCTCTGGGAGGTTTCTCAGGGGCGGAATTTGTTGTTCATCTTTCCATGAATGATGAGGGCTCCCGAGAATGGACCAAGATCACTGCTGGGAATGTCGGCAAACGAATTGCTATTGTGATGGATGGTCACGTTCACATGGCTGGCGTGATTCGGGATAAGATCTCGGATGGTCGCACTCAGATCGAGGGCATGAATGATCTCCAGGATGCCAAGAAATTGGCAGTTGTCTTGCGTGCAGGTGCTTTACCAGCTCCCATGATCATTGAAGAAGAACGTACCATAGGTGCTTCATTGGGGGCTGATTCAGTCGCCTCTGCCACACGTGCTATGGTTATTGGATTTATTCTGGTCATTATTTTTATGGCCGTCTACTATAAAGGCGCTGGTCTGATCGCAGATGTGGCCTTGTTTATCAATTTGGCATTTACGCTGGCTGTCTTATCAACGCTGAATGCAACGCTCACACTGCCCGGTATTGCCGGACTGATTTTGACTGTCGGTATGGCAGTAGATGCCAATGTGCTGATCTTCGAGAGGATTCGCGAGGAGCTGCGCAATGCCAAGACAGTTAAGAAATCGATCGATGATGGCTTTGGTCGAGCATTAACCACCATTGTTGATGCCAACCTGACAACCATCTTAGCTGCAGGTGTGTTATGGCAATTTGGTAGTGGAACCATCAAGGGCTTTGCGACTACTCTTTTCTGGGGTATTCTGACATCCATGATTACTGCCATCTTTATCACCCGAACTGTTTTCATGGTTTTGACAGAGCGCAAAACGATGACCAAGTTGAG from Candidatus Neomarinimicrobiota bacterium carries:
- the secD gene encoding protein translocase subunit SecD; translated protein: MSGTLRMRVFLVVLLIGSAAYMLKDTISYYTMDEAKKEALLESGELEKIRRNIIHQGLDLQGGMHVVLEVDLEELIKTRVEGNDVVIDELISSSLQEAQQEEVDFFSTFATNVEASNVRLARYFPIYEKGPNADVMDALESDAKDAVDRAEEIIRNRVDEFGVSEPIIQRKGDWRIIVELAGISNEAQARELIQATALLEFVLIQEDSQLLNEVIRNIDKAWAADMGDEDSTEQLETAAVDTSAEDIVPSLADVLAGDEGDSLSITGTGDIGRPFSSLINVGSNTIWVPEENVRSIKRKLKKPTIAASIPTDSRLAWGVSSRDISGDGRLHRALYLMKGTAELTGDVVTDARESLGGFSGAEFVVHLSMNDEGSREWTKITAGNVGKRIAIVMDGHVHMAGVIRDKISDGRTQIEGMNDLQDAKKLAVVLRAGALPAPMIIEEERTIGASLGADSVASATRAMVIGFILVIIFMAVYYKGAGLIADVALFINLAFTLAVLSTLNATLTLPGIAGLILTVGMAVDANVLIFERIREELRNAKTVKKSIDDGFGRALTTIVDANLTTILAAGVLWQFGSGTIKGFATTLFWGILTSMITAIFITRTVFMVLTERKTMTKLSI